In Lodderomyces elongisporus chromosome 2, complete sequence, the following proteins share a genomic window:
- the NDE1_3 gene encoding NADH:ubiquinone oxidoreductase: MFLPKGITSRRFLSSSLTRSSKQIKQKQPFLFSGSRTSPQHGFQQPPLQAGFPFVKIFKYALGATVFGTIATGAFLVYKIYQEGQPVDQVPQAPFFPDGQKRKTLVILGSGWGSIPLLKNLDTTKYNVVIVSPRNYFLFTPLLPSLPTGTVETRSIIEPVRSITRRTPGEVIYLEAEATGIDPSKNELTLKQSTTVHSGHSGKDTTSSKSTVAEYTGVEEITTTLNYDYLVVGVGAQPSTFGIPGVAEHSTFLKEISDASTIRRKLHDIIEAANLLPKDDPERKRLLQVVVCGGGPTGVETAGEIQDYIDQDLAKWIPEVQGELKVTLIEALPNVLNSFNQKLVDYTKQVFQDTNINLLTNTMVKKVDDKTVICSHKNPDGSTSKLEVPYGVLIWATGNATRSFTRDLMSKIEDQKNAKRGLLIDEFLKVDGSDNIYALGDCTFSKYPPTAQVAFQQGEYLAKLFDKIHEVESLKYQIQHPAQNQKVESLTRKLDRVEKNLPKFKYNYQGALAYIGSEKAVADLVWGNWSNITSGGGFTFLFWRSAYIYMCLSVKNQVLVCLDWVKVWMFGRDCSKE, from the coding sequence ATGTTTCTTCCAAAAGGAATCACATCGAGAAGATTCTTATCTTCGTCATTAACTAGATCTTCCAAACAGATCAAGCAGAAACAAccatttctcttttctggCTCAAGAACTTCTCCACAACATGGCTTCCAACAACCACCTCTTCAAGCTGGTTTCCCATTTGTCAAAATATTCAAGTATGCTTTAGGTGCGACTGTTTTTGGAACAATTGCTACCGGCGCATTTTTGGTTTACAAGATTTATCAAGAAGGCCAGCCAGTTGACCAGGTTCCTCAAGCTCCCTTTTTCCCCGAtggacaaaaaagaaaaacccTTGTCATCTTGGGCTCCGGTTGGGGATCAATCCCACTTTTGAAGAACTTGGACACCACCAAGTATAATGTCGTTATTGTCTCGCCTAGAAACTACTTTTTGTTTACTCCATTGTTGCCAAGTTTGCCCACCGGTACTGTTGAAACACGCTCTATTATCGAACCTGTAAGATCCATTACCAGAAGAACTCCTGGTGAAGTCATCTACTTGGAGGCTGAGGCTACTGGCATTGACCCACTGAAGAATGAATTGACTTTGAAACAAAGTACAACTGTCCACTCTGGTCACTCTGGTAAGGATACTACTTCATCGAAATCTACAGTTGCTGAATATACTGGTGTTGAAGAGATTACCACTACATTGAACTATGACTACttggttgttggtgttggtgctcAACCATCAACGTTTGGTATTCCAGGTGTTGCAGAACACTCTACCTTCCTCAAGGAGATTAGTGATGCTTCTACAATTAGACGTAAATTGCACGATATCATTGAAGCCGCAAACTTGTTGCCAAAGGATGACccagaaagaaagagattgTTGCAAGTTGTTGTCTGTGGTGGTGGACCAACTGGTGTTGAAACTGCTGGTGAAATCCAAGACTATATCGACCAGGACTTGGCTAAATGGATCCCTGAAGTGCAAGGCGAGTTGAAAGTTACTTTGATTGAGGCATTGCCAAACGTGTTGAACTCTTTTAATCAGAAATTGGTTGATTACACTAAACAAGTTTTCCAAGACACAAACATCAATTTGTTGACCAACACAATGGTTAAGAAGGTTGATGATAAGACTGTTATTTGCTCACACAAAAACCCTGATGGATCAACCTCAAAATTAGAAGTTCCCTATGGTGTATTGATTTGGGCCACTGGTAATGCTACTAGATCCTTCACTCGTGATTTGATGTCCAAAATAGAGGACCAGAAAAACGCCAAGCGTGGTCTCTTGATTGATGAGTTTTTGAAAGTCGATGGTTCTGACAATATCTATGCATTGGGAGACTGTACTTTTAGCAAGTATCCACCTACTGCCCAAGTTGCATTCCAACAAGGTGAATACTTGGCCAAGTTATTTGACAAGATTCACGAAGTTGAGTCATTAAAGTACCAAATCCAACACCCTgctcaaaaccaaaaagtgGAGAGCTTGACTAGGAAATTGGACAGAGTCGAAAAGAACTTGCCTAAATTCAAGTACAACTACCAAGGTGCATTGGCTTACATTGGTAGTGAAAAAGCAGTGGCAGATTTGGTTTGGGGTAATTGGTCAAACATCAcaagtggtggtggatTCACCTTTTTGTTCTGGAGATCTGCATACATTTACATGTGTCTCTCAGTAAAGAATCAAGTACTCGTTTGTTTGGACTGGGTTAAAGTGTGGATGTTTGGAAGAGATTGTTCAAAGGAGTAA
- the ALI1 gene encoding Putative NADH-ubiquinone oxidoreductase 30.4 kDa subunit, mitochondrial: protein MNRTTVLRNVLPRTSQVLKKNGSHLQSNNIINKSASSILTVSRAFTTTSPRRIAQEEDLVNLNKLPRKEEPWIYAPVVNPAEKYKVQIEELHKFGTYLMSCLPKYIQQFSVWKDELTIYVAPSAIQIVSLFLKNHTSAQFKSCMDVTAADYPSRTNRFDVVYNLLSVRHNSRIRVKTYANETSAVPSVTSIYHGANWYERETYDLFGVFFTGHPDLRRIMTDYGFEGHPLRKDFPTTGYTEVRYDEEKKRVVYEPLELTQAWRNFTVGSSVWEQVGEGEDFTPENFKLPTPEPEPENKEEEKKK from the coding sequence ATGAACAGGACAACAGTATTGAGAAATGTCTTACCAAGGACATCACAGGTTCTTAAAAAGAACGGCAGCCATCTACAAAGTAACAACATTATCAACAAATCAGCATCTTCTATCCTCACAGTATCTCGTGCATTCACCACCACTAGTCCAAGAAGAATTgctcaagaagaagatctTGTCAATTTGAATAAGTTaccaagaaaagaagagccATGGATTTATGCACCAGTTGTGAATCCCGCAGAAAAATATAAGGTTCAAATTGAGGAGTTGCACAAGTTTGGTACCTACCTCATGTCATGTTTACCCAAGTACATTCAACAGTTTTCAGTTTGGAAGGATGAGTTGACTATATATGTTGCACCAAGTGCCATTCAGATTGTCTCATTATTCTTGAAAAACCATACCTCGGCACAATTCAAATCTTGTATGGATGTAACTGCAGCAGATTACCCAAGTAGAACCAATAGGTTTGATGTGGTGTACAATTTGTTGTCAGTGAGACACAACTCAAGAATCAGAGTTAAGACTTATGCAAATGAGACCAGTGCTGTGCCATCTGTGACTTCAATTTACCACGGTGCCAACTGGTACGAGAGAGAGACATACGATTTGTTTGGTGTCTTTTTCACTGGTCACCCAGATTTGAGAAGAATTATGACTGATTATGGGTTTGAAGGTCATCCATTAAGAAAAGATTTCCCAACCACTGGGTACACTGAAGTGAGATATGacgaagagaaaaagagagttgTTTATGAGCCATTGGAGTTGACCCAAGCATGGAGAAACTTTACTGTTGGATCATCGGTGTGGGAGCAAGTCGGTGAAGGTGAAGATTTTACCCCAGAGAATTTCAAATTGCCAACaccagaaccagaaccTGAAaacaaggaagaagaaaagaagaaataa
- the MPC1 gene encoding pyruvate transporter mpc1 — protein sequence MSTQSTFKKAFKYMCTTHFWGPVSNFGIPVAAIMDLKKDPDLISGPMTGSLILYSLVFMRYSMAVTPKNYLLFGCHLVNEIAQLGQGYRWVSYHYSDEGKAKDKAEREAEAAKKALGATKS from the coding sequence ATGTCGACACAAAGTACATTTAAAAAAGCATTCAAGTACATGTGCACTACGCACTTTTGGGGTCCTGTCTCCAACTTTGGTATCCCCGTTGCAGCAATAATGGACTTGAAAAAGGACCCAGATTTAATCTCTGGACCTATGACTGGGTCATTGATTCTTTACAGTTTGGTGTTTATGAGGTATAGTATGGCTGTGACACCAAAGAATTATCTCTTGTTTGGATGCCATTTAGTTAACGAGATTGCACAATTGGGCCAAGGTTACCGTTGGGTAAGTTACCATTACCTGGATGAAGGTAAAGCCAAGGACAAGGCAGAGagagaagcagaagcagcaaAGAAGGCACTTGGAGCTACTAAAAGTTAG
- the NHP10 gene encoding non-histone protein, whose amino-acid sequence MKTPAKDIIPESEEERLRQKCKELRKRIFEVEETNEIATIALSRTQASIRRLRLEHAILLERLEDRAKHIPNGINNFEEMAQPPTPNVLDDTLVKSIKNGGSRRSMRKLILKTSASGGIGGSGTGSGSGLGALGNGHLIETKKPRDPDLPKRPSNAYLVFCEQEKERLKSDDPESKDLSRTMTEAWKSLSEEERRPYYKLYEDDRVRYQREMDEYNRKKEQKNQIKNQSQDQNANGEQASKRQKTEKLDNEKAETETEGEVDGEGKIEEAEEEEAEAEEAEEEEAEAEEAEEEPEAEAEEAEEEEEEQAVDGEGEEDEEEGEGETEAEANQPEDDIKSDAVEKEEKAEEEAEIDTPEDEVKSDVMEAEAESDQVADGIESKTVEKTAVDDKIEEDPVDDAQDKES is encoded by the exons ATGAAAACACCAGCAAAAGACATTATACCAGAGAGTGAAG AGGAAAGGCTTAGACAGAAATGCAAGGAGTTGAGGAAACGTATTTTTGAAGTAGAAGAGACCAATGAGATTGCCACCATCGCATTGAGTAGGACTCAAGCATCAATTCGTCGATTGAGGTTGGAACACGCAATTCTCCTTGAAAGATTAGAAGACAGAGCCAAACATATACCCAATGGaatcaacaattttgaAGAGATGGCCCAGCCTCCAACGCCTAATGTTTTAGACGACACACTTGTCAAGTCCATTAAGAATGGCGGAAGCAGGAGGTCGATGCGAAAACTCATTCTCAAAACACTGGCTAGCGGTGGTATTGGTGGCAGCGGAACTGGATCTGGCAGTGGTTTGGGAGCATTGGGGAACGGCCATCTAATAGAAACTAAAAAGCCTCGTGATCCTGATTTGCCTAAACGTCCATCGAATGCATATTTGGTATTTTGTGAAcaggagaaggagagatTGAAGCTGGATGATCCGGAATCCAAGGATTTGTCAAGAACAATGACCGAGGCGTGGAAAAGTTTAagcgaagaagaaagaaggccATATTATAAGTTATACGAGGATGATAGGGTAAGATATCAGCGCGAAATGGACGAATATAACCGGAAAAAGgagcaaaaaaaccaaattaAGAACCAGAGTCAGGATCAAAATGCGAATGGTGAACAAGCATCGAAACGGCAGAAGACAGAAAAATTGGATAATGAAAAGGccgaaacagaaacagaggGTGAAGTTGACGGTGAAggaaaaatagaagaagcagaggaagaagaggcagaagcagaagaagcagaggaagaagaggcagaagcagaagaagcagaGGAAGAACCAGaggcagaagcagaagaagcagaggaagaagaggaagaacaAGCAGTCGACGgtgaaggagaagaagacgaggaggaaggagaaggagaaacagaagcagaagccaACCAACCAGAAGATGATATAAAGCTGGATGCtgtggaaaaagaagaaaaagcagaggaagaagcagaaaTCGATACACCAGAAGATGAAGTAAAGCTGGATGTGAtggaagcagaagcagaatcAGACCAAGTAGCAGATGGTATAGAGCTGAAAACAGTGGAAAAAACAGCGGTAGATGataaaatagaagaagacCCAGTAGATGATGCACAGGATAAGGAATCTTGA
- the END3 gene encoding endocytosis defective- protein has translation MPRLEESEIKKYWQIFQGLKPENNKVSGEQVSPVLKNSRLPQQQLASVWTLSDIDNDGKLDFEEFCITMRLIFDLINGSISEVPSQLPSWLIPSSKAALIQANQAVNSGRNLGIDYDDDDDGLTDDFDWYISPADKSTYETIYQSKNDRFGRIRFDSLESLYATLRNVPKSEISSAWNLVNPKSFETIDKDQTIVFLHILNQRENGKRIPRGVPASLRATFSKEIPNYNLDAQVKPQHTTQTQASKRSFAEDYLTKLGHNGKSSFSSSAPSSSGNDRGTDFSATQGTDWEEVRLRRELTDLENLLEKIQNRSDKDKKDDEEQRMVKYEFEQLLKYKQEQYDRQQREREVEGSGGSGLKQVESDISDLETQAKSLEEYLETRKQELSRLNQEIASLR, from the coding sequence ATGCCCCGTTTAGAAGAATCGGAAATCAAGAAATATTGGCAAATTTTCCAAGGCTTAAAAccagaaaacaacaaagttAGTGGTGAACAAGTCTCGCCGGTGTTGAAAAACTCCAGGTtgccacaacaacaacttgcTTCTGTATGGACCCTAAGTGATATCGATAATGACGGGAAATTGGACTTTGAAGAGTTTTGTATCACTATGCGCTTGATCTTTGATTTGATCAATGGATCTATCTCAGAAGTACCTCTGCAATTGCCGCTGTGGTTGATTCCTTCCTCCAAAGCAGCTTTGATCCAAGCCAACCAAGCTGTCAATCTGGGGAGAAATTTGGGAATCGATtacgacgatgatgatgatgggcTTACTGACGATTTCGATTGGTATATATCACCTGCCGATAAATCAACTTATGAAACAATATACCAACTGAAGAATGACCGATTTGGCAGAATAAGATTTGACTCATTGGAATCATTGTATGCAACTTTGCGCAATGTCCCAAAGAGCGAAATCTCATCGGCTTGGAATTTGGTAAATCCCAAATCTTTTGAAACTATTGATAAAGACCAAACTATAGTCTTTTTGCACATCTTGAaccaaagagaaaatgGTAAAAGAATCCCACGCGGTGTTCCTGCATCATTAAGAGCCACATTTTCCAAAGAGATTCCAAATTACAATCTTGATGCTCAAGTTAAACCACAACATACTACACAAACCCAAGCTTCAAAAAGATCCTTTGCCGAAGACTACTTGACTAAATTGGGCCACAATGGTAAAAGCCTGTTCTCGCTGCTGGCTCCACTGAGTAGTGGCAATGATAGAGGTACGGACTTTTCAGCTACTCAAGGAACAGATTGGGAAGAAGTAAGATTGAGACGAGAATTGACTGATTTAGAAAACTTGCttgaaaaaatacaaaatagaTCAGATAAGGACAAAAAAGACGACGAAGAGCAGAGAATGGTAAAGTACGAATTTGaacaattgttgaaatatAAACAAGAACAGTATGATCGacaacaaagagaaagagaagtgGAAGGTTCAGGTGGTTCGGGCTTAAAACAGGTTGAAAGTGATATATCGGACCTCGAGACGCAAGCGAAATCATTAGAAGAATATTTGGAGACGCGAAAACAAGAACTTTCAAGACTAAACCAAGAAATAGCTTCTTTGAGATGA
- the MSS4 gene encoding Phosphatidylinositol-4-phosphate 5-kinase, whose amino-acid sequence MIQISHQNAIPTYTTSSSERKSSLEKERMAMGNVISSTASTTLPSSTSSLNSSSSAAAAAATTTSRNNSRSSYNTANQNFSNYDNSSSNSCSSNTVTSTSTSTTPTPTTNNNNNNNNNNNNVQHISQLHNDNNSTYSSKHAPSITTNDTLQLPLLTSENLRQQEDVHSKQHSSDKSLLELPRDDELLLSNDDAVENENRQSPSTPTSFKGSRSEVSDISHETIPSSVDNTGEDMESQVPTITATRTITTPSGENTEFQFTFKTKSEQRGRMSIELDPLSELSHSNHSNTTIKQQFSEPIISQTLAQGQHHSTQKNHIVSQNTAAASNKPLTSSATVSNLQMPKTLRRHTSPAKSTLVPSNNINVDNNNNNNNNKDNNDNKAAKRKSHNDSSIQLSKSSFVAERPSARSTYPVPAVSNNIKSHSHHDLPRSSSTTNEIRKMRDSITGKRPHRRRHTVDDERVLVGNKISEGHENFVMAYNMLTGIRVAVSRLSGVMRKLQDEDFKATKKLVFNVEGNELTPSSKYDFKFKDYCPEVFRELRQIFGVDPADYLISITGKYILSELGSPGKSGSFFYYSRDYRFIIKTIHHSEKKQLLRMLKDYYNHVKENPNILISQFYGLHRVKMPMFSGGTRVVHFVVMNNLFPPHRDIHLKFDLKGSTWGRVTRISPEETKSGELSKYTLKDINWLEMHEQLKFGPNKRNAFLQQLEKDVALLQKVNVMDYSLLLGIHDVKRGNSDDIGQKLSVFEPKSSDKTAIINTNPRDIDRSQDLPFSVFPGRSKYIFYGHDGGIRATNEENVPLQEIYYLGVIDCLTPYGFKKRLETCWRSLSHSRSTISAVPAKEYGDRFYKFIKDGTTSGKLKKS is encoded by the coding sequence ATGATACAGATATCGCATCAAAATGCGATACCAACATATACTACATCGTCAAGTGAACGAAAAAGCTCCTtagagaaggaaagaatggCAATGGGAAATGTCATTTCGAGCACTGCCAGCACTACCCTACCTTCTTCGACATCTTCATTAaactcatcatcatcagcagcagcagcagcagcaacaacaacatcgaGAAACAATAGCAGAAGTAGCTACAACACTGCGAATCAAAACTTTCTGAACTACGACAATAGCAGTAGTAATAGCTGCAGCAGTAATACCGttaccagcaccagcaccagcaccacccCCACCCCCAcgaccaacaacaacaacaacaacaataacaacaacaacaatgtcCAACACATATCGCAATTACACAATGATAACAACTCTACATATTCAAGTAAACATGCTCCATCCATCACAACAAATGATACATTACAACTCCCATTACTTACCTCAGAAAACCTAAGACAGCAAGAAGATGtgcatctgaaacaacatAGCAGCGATAAGAGCCTCTTGGAGCTACCCAGGGATGACGAACTCTTACTCAGCAATGATGACGCTGTTGAAAACGAGAATCGCCAGTCTCCATCAACACCAACCTCTTTTAAAGGTTCAAGATCAGAAGTATCCGATATATCGCATGAAACTATCCCATCATCCGTAGACAATACAGGAGAGGACATGGAGTCGCAAGTTCCTACAATCACAGCCACAAGAACAATCACCACACCGTCTGGCGAAAACACCGAATTTCAATTCACATTCAAGACTAAATCAGAACAACGAGGAAGGATGTCGATCGAATTGGACCCGTTGAGTGAATTATCACATAGCAACCATTCAAATACAACTAtcaaacaacaattttctGAGCCAATAATCTCGCAAACTCTAGCTCAAGGGCAACATCATAGTACACAAAAGAATCATATAGTTTCACAAAATACTGCAGCTGCTTCTAATAAACCCCTCACGTCATCAGCAACAGTGTCAAATTTACAAATGCCAAAGACTTTGCGCAGACACACATCTCCAGCCAAAAGTACCTTGGTACCATCCAATAATATCAATGttgataacaacaacaacaacaacaataacaaagaTAACAACGATAACAAAGCTGCAAAAAGGAAATCACACAATGATTCTCTGATCCAATTATCCAAATCGTCCTTTGTCGCAGAGAGACCACTGGCGAGAAGTACATATCCTGTACCCGCGGTGTCCAACAATATCAAGTCACATTCACACCATGATCTACCGCGGAGCAGTTCCACTACAAACGAGATACGCAAGATGAGAGATTCGATTACGGGAAAACGCCCACACAGAAGGAGACACACGGTTGATGACGAGCGGGTCCTCGTGGGAAATAAGATTAGCGAGGGCCATGAAAATTTTGTTATGGCATATAATATGTTGACTGGAATCAGAGTTGCAGTGAGTAGGTTATCTGGAGTTATGAGGAAATTACAGGATGAAGATTTCAAAGCTACAAAAAAACTTGTGTTTAATGTCGAGGGCAATGAATTGACACCAAGCTCCAAGTATgatttcaaattcaagGATTATTGTCCAGAGGTGTTCCGAGAGTTGAGGCAGatttttggtgttgatcCTGCAGACTATTTAATTTCTATTACTGGAAAGTATATTCTATCTGAGTTGGGATCGCCTGGTAAATCGGGTTCGTTTTTCTACTACTCAAGGGATTACAGGTTCATCATAAAAACTATACACCAttcagaaaagaaacaactcTTGAGAATGTTGAAGGATTACTACAACCATGTCAAAGAAAATCCCAATATCTTGATTTCACAATTTTACGGCTTGCATCGTGTCAAGATGCCAATGTTTAGTGGTGGCACCAGAGTTGTTCACTTTGTGGTTATGAATAATTTGTTTCCTCCACATCGCGACATCCATTTGAAATTTGACCTCAAGGGTTCGACTTGGGGAAGAGTAACACGAATCTCGCCTGAAGAGACGAAGCTGGGCGAACTTTCGAAATACACATTGAAAGATATCAATTGGCTAGAGATGCACGAGCAGCTCAAATTTGGTCCCAATAAACGCAATGCCTTTTTACAGCAACTAGAAAAGGATGTGGCATTATTGCAAAAAGTCAATGTCATGGATTATTCATTGCTTTTGGGTATCCATGATGTGAAAAGAGGTAATAGTGATGATATTGGCCAGAAGTTATCAGTGTTTGAGCCCAAATCATCAGATAAAACAGCAATAATCAATACCAATCCGAGAGATATTGATAGAAGTCAAGATTTGCCCTTTTCTGTATTTCCGGGAAGATCGAAATATATCTTTTATGGGCATGATGGTGGAATACGTGCCACAAACGAAGAGAATGTGCCATTGCAGGAGATTTACTATTTGGGTGTGATTGACTGTTTAACGCCGTATGGTTTTAAAAAGAGATTAGAAACGTGCTGGAGGAGTTTAAGTCATCTGAGATCCACAATCTCTGCTGTGCCGGCAAAGGAGTATGGCGATCGTTTTTACAAGTTCATTAAGGATGGTACTACAAGTGGTAAACTCAAGAAAAGTTGA